A stretch of Clostridia bacterium DNA encodes these proteins:
- a CDS encoding methyltransferase domain-containing protein, translating to MFKWNEKSLQWMQQAASYSEYYQKIAQPIIDLLDQDSNICEIACGCGHLSMTLSSHVQHITAIDINPKVISFLKDELVSNNIRNIEPVVANWLPYTENKQFDVVLFSHFSALEEQLEKLMRVAKKYIIAIVPEKNNHTISPQLYTKKNLDYSRKEIMESAPDILKDLNIPFTQIFQANEFGQPLRDRRDAYEYIEHYYKISDPEDIEQFLNSKLQKLHCGYYLPKTKKTRTIIIDVQKASANVFYQ from the coding sequence ATGTTCAAATGGAATGAGAAATCACTTCAATGGATGCAGCAAGCTGCTTCCTACTCAGAATATTATCAAAAAATTGCTCAACCAATTATAGACTTGTTAGACCAAGATAGTAACATATGTGAAATAGCCTGTGGCTGCGGACATTTATCCATGACTCTTTCTAGCCATGTACAGCATATCACTGCCATTGATATCAATCCAAAAGTAATATCCTTTTTAAAGGATGAATTGGTATCAAACAACATTCGCAATATTGAGCCAGTAGTTGCAAACTGGTTGCCTTATACCGAAAACAAACAATTTGACGTGGTGCTTTTCAGTCACTTTAGTGCTTTGGAAGAACAGCTCGAAAAATTAATGCGAGTAGCAAAAAAGTACATCATTGCTATCGTTCCAGAAAAGAATAATCACACTATCTCACCACAACTTTATACTAAGAAAAACCTAGATTATTCAAGAAAAGAGATTATGGAGTCAGCACCAGATATTCTAAAGGATTTGAATATCCCCTTTACTCAAATTTTTCAAGCAAATGAATTTGGTCAACCTCTTAGAGACCGAAGAGATGCTTATGAATACATTGAGCATTATTACAAAATCAGTGACCCTGAGGATATTGAACAATTTCTAAATAGTAAATTACAAAAATTACATTGTGGCTACTATTTGCCTAAAACAAAAAAAACTCGTACCATCATCATCGATGTCCAGAAGGCATCTGCGAACGTTTTCTATCAATAA
- a CDS encoding type II secretion system protein, producing the protein MKTHKRFESIRHGGFTMIELIVVITILGILMAVVVPSYLQYTEKAKEDVLRINTLNTKRIVRLYSVSIEKNKWHGKYDDYCLDCNTNRNDTSTLNNLIEKEWEKINSNPQAGEDTNSNKVNITNPYSGKRSVLDYDYTLSSGEGFCPAIFMTDNANYAYEGSGNTKNLLGTIVIYFDTETSDGTTDHIEFYYVKKDKTKSELLGTLE; encoded by the coding sequence ATGAAAACACACAAAAGATTTGAAAGCATACGCCATGGTGGGTTCACTATGATTGAACTTATCGTTGTTATTACCATTTTAGGTATTCTAATGGCCGTTGTAGTTCCTTCATATTTACAGTATACGGAAAAAGCCAAGGAAGATGTCCTGAGGATTAATACTCTGAATACCAAGAGAATTGTAAGACTGTATTCCGTATCGATTGAGAAAAACAAATGGCATGGCAAGTACGATGACTATTGCCTAGATTGTAATACCAACCGAAATGATACCTCCACACTCAATAACCTTATTGAAAAAGAATGGGAAAAAATCAATTCTAATCCGCAAGCTGGTGAAGATACTAATAGCAATAAAGTTAACATCACAAATCCCTATAGTGGCAAAAGAAGTGTCCTTGATTATGACTATACATTATCCTCTGGCGAAGGTTTCTGCCCTGCTATTTTCATGACAGACAATGCAAACTATGCCTACGAGGGAAGCGGAAATACAAAAAATCTACTTGGTACGATCGTTATCTATTTTGATACTGAAACAAGTGATGGAACCACAGACCATATAGAGTTCTACTATGTTAAAAAGGATAAGACTAAATCCGAGTTATTAGGAACATTGGAATAA
- a CDS encoding APC family permease encodes MSVNNKETNGTTPSEVKLSRYDQSSKLKRGLRLLYVYALATGAIYTFIGYWDGMFMSAGGPATFLSFILMTLMCLPIAFIYSELATMMPNCGGELVYNTIGLSKHFGFLSAWLIMAAWLIVPPAGVLGIIEWFSFSFQLDLSLTQMFLIAAIALAFYCTLSMLNIQIAGKVQSFMLFSSLTIVAITTVLFLFSKDMSLSNFNNFIASGYAAPGTTLTPDGLPVGGGSNWYGWLIGTALIITPFFGFEIVPQMVEEGTFPIKSMSKAIIGSVVTCGLIYSLFYFALQSVKPWAALTNSGDFSPFISLKVVQETLYWLPGWFWIFGVAAVLFTIGTSVLGFWISGVRLLYAMGRQGFLPKSFSKTNKYDQPIIPNLLILGLALVQLAFSDSAFLANFYSLMAFSVAVAYFITTISSIRLAIREPDWERPFKLKGGMAFRVFTLIICLAIMIGTAFGQPAGAWRALGIYMLVGLALYMYMMIFRWKKEPVWMICPSKISGEFEEKEF; translated from the coding sequence ATGTCAGTTAATAACAAGGAAACAAATGGCACAACCCCAAGTGAGGTCAAGTTATCAAGATACGATCAATCAAGCAAGCTAAAAAGAGGATTACGACTTCTATATGTTTACGCATTAGCTACAGGTGCCATCTACACCTTCATCGGGTACTGGGATGGTATGTTTATGTCGGCTGGAGGACCAGCTACCTTCCTATCTTTTATTCTTATGACTTTGATGTGTCTTCCGATTGCCTTCATTTACAGTGAGCTAGCCACGATGATGCCAAACTGCGGTGGCGAGCTTGTCTATAACACGATAGGCCTAAGTAAACACTTCGGATTCTTATCCGCCTGGTTAATTATGGCTGCCTGGCTGATTGTACCTCCAGCAGGGGTCTTGGGCATTATTGAATGGTTTTCATTTTCGTTCCAACTGGATCTATCCTTAACCCAAATGTTTCTGATTGCAGCTATTGCGTTGGCCTTCTACTGCACCTTGAGTATGCTAAACATTCAAATAGCGGGTAAAGTTCAATCCTTCATGCTGTTTTCATCCTTAACCATCGTTGCCATAACAACTGTCTTGTTTTTATTCAGCAAAGATATGTCTTTAAGTAATTTTAATAATTTTATCGCCTCTGGCTATGCAGCCCCAGGAACTACCCTCACACCCGATGGATTACCCGTAGGAGGAGGGTCAAACTGGTATGGATGGTTGATTGGTACTGCGCTAATTATTACACCCTTCTTCGGCTTTGAAATTGTCCCACAGATGGTGGAAGAAGGTACGTTTCCAATAAAGAGCATGTCTAAAGCAATCATCGGTTCTGTCGTAACCTGCGGTTTAATCTACTCGCTTTTCTATTTTGCTTTGCAATCCGTAAAGCCATGGGCTGCCTTGACAAACAGTGGTGATTTCAGTCCCTTTATATCCCTAAAAGTAGTACAGGAAACCCTATATTGGTTACCAGGATGGTTTTGGATATTTGGTGTTGCAGCAGTCCTATTCACAATTGGCACCAGCGTCTTAGGTTTTTGGATTTCAGGTGTCCGCTTATTGTATGCAATGGGCAGACAAGGTTTCTTGCCAAAATCTTTTTCCAAAACCAATAAATACGACCAACCCATCATTCCCAATCTACTCATACTGGGATTGGCCTTGGTACAGTTGGCATTTTCTGACTCAGCCTTCCTAGCAAACTTCTACTCACTGATGGCATTCTCCGTAGCTGTAGCCTATTTTATCACTACCATTTCTTCAATCCGCCTAGCCATACGAGAACCTGATTGGGAAAGGCCCTTTAAGCTGAAAGGCGGAATGGCCTTTAGGGTATTTACCTTGATTATCTGTCTAGCCATTATGATTGGTACTGCCTTCGGTCAACCTGCAGGTGCCTGGAGAGCTTTAGGAATATATATGCTAGTCGGTCTTGCGCTTTACATGTATATGATGATATTTAGATGGAAAAAAGAACCAGTTTGGATGATTTGCCCAAGCAAGATTTCGGGGGAATTTGAGGAAAAAGAATTCTAG